One stretch of Prunus persica cultivar Lovell chromosome G1, Prunus_persica_NCBIv2, whole genome shotgun sequence DNA includes these proteins:
- the LOC18790051 gene encoding protein NRT1/ PTR FAMILY 5.2 produces MAAEEGGQRVDQYTQDGTVDLKGNPVLRSKRGGWTACSFVVVYEVFERMAYYGISSNLVLYLTKKLHQGTVTSANNVTNWVGTIWITPILGAYVADAHLGRYWTFLIASIIYLSGMSVLTLAVSLPSLKPPPCRDPHVENCKKASPLHLAVFYGALYTLAIGTGGTKPNISTIGADQFDDFDPKEKNQKLSFFNWWMFSIFFGTLFANTVLVYIQDNVGWTLGYGLPTLGLLISVIIFLAGTPFYRHKVPTGSPFTRMAKVIVAAVRKWTVTLPSDPKELHELNLEDYTKKGKFRIDSTPTLRFLNKAAVKTGSNSPWKLCAVTQVEETKQMIRMVPILVATFVPSIMIAQVNTLFVKQGTTLDRAVGSFKIPPASLSGFVTLSMLVSVVLYDRFFVKIMQKLTKNPRGITLLQRMTIGMLFHIIIMVIASLTERYRLNLAKEHGVVENGGQVPITILILLPQFVLMGTADAFLEVAKIEFFYDQAPESMKSLGTSYSMTTLGMGNFLSSFLLSTVSHITKKHGHKGWILNNLNASHLDYYYAFFAVLNALNFIFFLVMTKMYVYKAEISDSIKVLTEELRETTYKPSNKEES; encoded by the exons TGTATGAGGTGTTTGAACGCATGGCATATTATGGAATATCGTCGAATTTGGTCTTGTATTTGACCAAAAAGCTTCACCAAGGGACTGTGACTTCTGCGAATAATGTGACCAATTGGGTTGGCACCATTTGGATCACTCCTATTTTGGGAGCATATGTGGCCGATGCTCATCTGGGTCGTTATTGGACATTTCTCATTGCATCCATTATCTATCTATCG GGAATGTCTGTATTAACCCTTGCAGTTTCACTTCCTTCTTTGAAACCACCTCCCTGCCGAGATCCCCATGTCGAAAACTGCAAGAAGGCCTCCCCATTACATCTAGCTGTGTTCTATGGTGCCCTCTACACTCTGGCCATTGGAACAGGTGGAACAAAACCCAACATATCAACCATTGGAGCAGACCAGTTTGATGATTTTGATCCCAAAGAGAAGAACCAGAAACTCTCCTTTTTCAACTGGTGGATGTTCAGCATCTTCTTTGGCACACTCTTTGCCAACACAGTTCTTGTCTACATACAAGACAATGTGGGCTGGACCTTGGGATATGGCCTTCCAACTCTTGGCCTTCTTATATCTGTTATAATCTTCTTGGCTGGCACACCATTTTACAGGCACAAGGTGCCTACTGGCAGCCCCTTCACAAGGATGGCTAAGGTCATAGTTGCTGCAGTGAGGAAATGGACTGTGACTTTGCCTAGCGACCCTAAGGAGCTCCATGAGCTTAACTTGGAGGATtatacaaaaaaaggaaaattcagAATTGATTCCACACCAACCTTAAG GTTCCTCAACAAAGCTGCTGTGAAAACAGGCTCAAACAGTCCGTGGAAGCTATGCGCAGTAACCCAAGTAGAGGAGACCAAGCAAATGATACGAATGGTCCCAATCTTGGTAGCCACATTTGTACCAAGCATTATGATTGCACAAGTAAATACCTTGTTTGTAAAGCAAGGCACCACCCTTGATCGAGCTGTCGGGAGCTTCAAAATCCCCCCTGCAAGTTTATCTGGATTTGTGACCCTCTCCATGCTTGTCAGTGTCGTGCTCTATGACCGGTTCTTCGTCAAGATCATGCAAAAGTTGACAAAAAATCCTAGAGGAATCACTCTCCTTCAAAGAATGACAATTGGAATGCTTTTCCACATTATAATTATGGTCATTGCATCTCTAACTGAGAGGTATAGGCTTAATCTTGCAAAGGAACATGGCGTAGTCGAAAATGGAGGACAAGTTCCCATAACCATATTGATTTTACTTCCCCAATTTGTGCTCATGGGAACAGCTGATGCTTTTCTAGAGGTTGCCAAAATTGAGTTCTTCTATGACCAGGCACCTGAAAGTATGAAGAGTCTTGGGACTTCTTATTCCATGACCACTTTGGGGATGGGAAACTTTCTTAGCAGCTTCCTTCTTTCAACAGTTTCACACATCACCAAGAAGCATGGTCACAAAGGATGGATTCTGAACAACCTAAATGCTTCTCATCTTGACTACTACTATGCATTTTTTGCCGTACTAAACGCCTTgaacttcattttcttcttggttATGACTAAGATGTATGTGTACAAGGCTGAAATTTCGGATTCGATAAAAGTACTCACAGAAGAATTGAGGGAGACAACCTACAAGCCATCTAACAAAGAAGAATCATAG